The stretch of DNA GGTAACCATTGAAGTGGGCCAGGAATTCGACCGCCGGGAACTCCTGAAGCGGCTGGTGGACATCTACTACCTGCGTAACGACCTGGTACTTGAGCCGACCAACTTCCGGGTGCGCGGGGACGTGATGGAGATTTTCCCGACGTACCTGAACCATGCTGTGCGCATCGAGGTCTTCGGCGACCAGGTGGATCGTATTCTTACCTTTGACACCCGCACCGGCGAGATCGTCGGCCCGGAGGAGGGGCTGGAGCGCATCAGCATCTACCCCGCCAAGCACTTCATCACCTCGCAGGACGTGATCCGCCGGGCAGTAGATGAGATTCGGGCCGAGCTCACCGCCCGCCTGCAGTGGTTCCGTGACGAGGGCAAGCTGCTGGAGGCGCAACGCCTGGAGCAGCGCACCAACTACGATATCGAGATGCTATTGGAGGTGGGGTACTGCAACGGCATCGAGAACTATTCCCGCATCCTGGATGGCCGCAAGCCGGGTGAGCGGCCCCATACCCTGATGGACTTCTTCCCGGAAGACTTCCTGGTGTTTATTGACGAGTCTCATGCGACTATCCCCCAGATAAGGGCAATGTATAATGGCGACCGCTCCCGCAAGGAAGTGCTGGTAGAGTACGGTTTCCGCCTGCACTCAGCCCTGGACAACCGCCCCATGAAGTTTCATGAATTCGAGGGCAAGCTGAACCAG from Candidatus Neomarinimicrobiota bacterium encodes:
- a CDS encoding DEAD/DEAH box helicase family protein, which codes for MDFQLVTDMQPQGDQPEAIAQLVQGLLDGQKHQTLLGVTGSGKTFTMAHVIEALQRPTLILSHNKTLAAQLYGEFRSLFPHNAVEYFISYYDYYQPEAYLPVSDLYIEKDSSINEDIDRLRLKATSALIERRDVIVVASVSCIYGIGSPEEYERSVVTIEVGQEFDRRELLKRLVDIYYLRNDLVLEPTNFRVRGDVMEIFPTYLNHAVRIEVFGDQVDRILTFDTRTGEIVGPEEGLERISIYPAKHFITSQDVIRRAVDEIRAELTARLQWFRDEGKLLEAQRLEQRTNYDIEMLLEVGYCNGIENYSRILDGRKPGERPHTLMDFFPEDFLVFIDESHATIPQIRAMYNGDRSRKEVLVEYGFRLHSALDNRPMKFHEFEGKLNQ